In Pelagicoccus sp. SDUM812003, the genomic stretch GTGGGTGATGGGGTGGAGCGTTGGCGGACGCGCTTAGGTGGAGGCTTTATGGAGCGCAGCGCTCGATTGCCGCGGGTAGATGATGGAGCCTATGACTATCGTTCCTCGTCGCCGGTGATCGTTGAGGGCACGCTCTTCGTGGGCGGAGCGAAGGGCGGTGTTTGGGCGTTGGATACGGAGACTGGCGAAGTGTTGTGGGAGTTTGTGACGGAAGGACGCGTAAGCGGCGATGTGGCGGTCGCGGGAGACGTGCTGGTTTTCGGGTGCCGCGATGGGCGTGTCTATGCGATTGATCGGAATTCAGGCTCTGAACGTTGGCGGCACGAGGTTGGGGCGGAGGTCGTCTCCACGCCAGCGGTACATGACGGGTTGGCGATTGTGGGATCGCGCAACGCGTCCTTGCTGGCCTTGGATGTGGAAACGGGCCAGCCGCGTTGGGAGAGTTTGACGTGGACCTCTTGGGTGGAGTCGAGCGGGGTGGTCTCAGGCGAGCGGATGTTTATCGGATCGTCGGATGTCGCGAAGCTGTGTGCCCGAAAATTGGATACAGGCGAAATCGGATGGGAACGGTTTCTGGGAGGCTCGCTTTGGGCGAAGCCAGCGGTGGCTGGGAGACGGGTCTACGCGGGAGTGACAGGCTCGGTGGGCTATTTCGCTCCGCACGTGGGGGCGTTCGCGTGCGTGGACGCGGAAAGCGGGGAGTTGGTTTGGAGGATGGAGTTTGAGCCGACGGAGGAGGCGTTTTTATACGGGTGTCCCGGAGGAGGCGTGACGGAAGGAGAGCGGGTGTATTTCGGAACGCTGGATGGGCGGGTGTTTGCGGTGAAGCGATGAGTGGGAATCGTTGCGGTTTCCCCTCGCGGGGAGATGTGGTTCGGATGGTTCGCTCTTTTGCTAGGTTTCGCGTTCTGAGTCAGTGCTTCGCCCTCCCTTGATTTGTCTTGCCCTGTTGGGTCGCAAATGAATCCAGTTGGCTGAATGGAGATTCCTTACCAAAGACTCGATCCAGAAATTCTGCGGGCGGTTATCGTAGAGTTCGTGACCCGCGAAGGCACGGACTACGGCGAGCGGGTGTACTCCCTCGATGAGAAAGTGGCGGCAGTGCAGGATCAGCTTGTTTCGGGAAGCGCTCGAATCGAATTCGATACCGAGAGCGAAACCTGCAATGTGGTGGTGGTTCGCTAGGGTGCGTTTTCGCTTGGGTTGTCGTGCGTTTAGATCGGGTTGAATAAGCGAGCTCGGAGGTTGTTATTCACGCGTTCGCTCGTTGAGGTGTCGCGCTGCTCGGTACGCGCTACCGTTGGGACTGACTCAGCGAAACGCTCTCGTTTGTGCGGAGGCGAGTAGGAACTCGTTTTGCGGGCTCGCGGGTGTCAGTCGATTTCCTCGCGAATGCGAGGGGCGACTTCTTTCCCGAGCAGTTCGATGGCCTGAATGAGCTGGCTATGGGAGAGGGCGGCCACGGACATCTGAAAACTGAAGCGGTCGATCCCGCCAAGGGCCTCGCTGGTGCGCAGGACTTTTTCGGCCACGGTCTGGGGCGAGCCCACGTGAAGGGCGCCTTGGGGTTCGAGCAGGGCTTCGAACTGGGCCCGAGTGGTGGGAGGCCAGCCTCGTTCCTTGCCGATTTTGGTGAAGGCCCGAGCGTAGCCTGGAAAAAACTCGTCAGCGGCCTGCTGATCGCTGGGGGCGGCGTAGCCGAGGCAGTGGAGGCCGACTTTTAAGGCTTCGGGCGAGTGGCCAGCTGCCGCGCCCGCTTGGCGGTAGAGGTCGACGAGCGGTTTGAAGCGATGGGGCTGTCCGCCGATGATGGCGATCATGAGGGGGAGACCGAGGGAACCGGCCCGGACGAAGGACTCGGGGGTACCGCCCACGCCTAGCCAGACGGGGAGCGGATCTTGCAGCGGCCGCGGATAGACGCCTTGGCCGGAGAGGGCGGGTCGGTGGCGACCGGACCAGGTGACGTGTTCTCTCTGGCGCAGGGCGAGCAGGAGATCGAGCTTTTCGGCGAAAAGGGAGTCGTAGTCTTCGAGCTCAAGCCCGAAGAGTGGGAAGGCTTCGATGAAGGAGCCGCGGCCGACGACCATCTCGGCCCGACCTTGGGAGAGCAGGTCGAGAGTAGCGTACTGTTGGAAGACGCGTACCGGGTCGGCGGCGCTGAGCACGGTGACGGCGCTGGAGAGTCGGATGCGTTCAGTGCGGGCGGCGGCAGCAGCAAGGAGGAGGGCAGGGGAGGAGTCGAGGTACTCCGGACGGTGATGTTCGCCGATGCCGAAGACGTCGAGTCCGGCGCGATCGGCGGT encodes the following:
- a CDS encoding YheU family protein, whose amino-acid sequence is MEIPYQRLDPEILRAVIVEFVTREGTDYGERVYSLDEKVAAVQDQLVSGSARIEFDTESETCNVVVVR
- a CDS encoding PQQ-binding-like beta-propeller repeat protein, with product MSGSNLRAEGLDRSSLLGNWSGILAFGDQQAEVFYEIDEEEGKLVSWLTLEKGGLYAMGPSVVERDEAGVWKLDWFGRVYSVDGNGQLIGAFQHYDKALELVLEKVDTVPPKPKEKWAVDEPRVDWVVEVAGGVWAAPAAGQGLVLVGDDSGMVTAMHDDTGNVAWRFRTGAGIYASPKLDEDFLYASSDDGYVYCLAVGDGVERWRTRLGGGFMERSARLPRVDDGAYDYRSSSPVIVEGTLFVGGAKGGVWALDTETGEVLWEFVTEGRVSGDVAVAGDVLVFGCRDGRVYAIDRNSGSERWRHEVGAEVVSTPAVHDGLAIVGSRNASLLALDVETGQPRWESLTWTSWVESSGVVSGERMFIGSSDVAKLCARKLDTGEIGWERFLGGSLWAKPAVAGRRVYAGVTGSVGYFAPHVGAFACVDAESGELVWRMEFEPTEEAFLYGCPGGGVTEGERVYFGTLDGRVFAVKR
- a CDS encoding LLM class flavin-dependent oxidoreductase, with translation MQIGIDSFVATDANPTTGVEPKPAQRVADLLQEIETADRAGLDVFGIGEHHRPEYLDSSPALLLAAAAARTERIRLSSAVTVLSAADPVRVFQQYATLDLLSQGRAEMVVGRGSFIEAFPLFGLELEDYDSLFAEKLDLLLALRQREHVTWSGRHRPALSGQGVYPRPLQDPLPVWLGVGGTPESFVRAGSLGLPLMIAIIGGQPHRFKPLVDLYRQAGAAAGHSPEALKVGLHCLGYAAPSDQQAADEFFPGYARAFTKIGKERGWPPTTRAQFEALLEPQGALHVGSPQTVAEKVLRTSEALGGIDRFSFQMSVAALSHSQLIQAIELLGKEVAPRIREEID